The genome window CGCCATCATTGCAGATCGTCCCGTCGGGCGCGGACTCGTTGGGCGGGCACGACACACTGGACCCGGTGCAGAGCTCGGCCGCGTCGCACACGTGCGTCGAGGCGCGACATTCGAGGTTCGCAGCCGAAAATTCATCCAGCGGACAAAAAGCGCTCGAGCCATCGCAACTTTCGACGACATCGCATACGTCCGCCACTGCGCGACAGGTGACGCCGGCCGCCGCCACAGCGTCGCTCGGGCAGGAGGAGCTGGCGCCGGAGCACACCTCGGTGACGTCGCAGGGATCCGTCGAGGACCTACATTCCTCTCCCTGATCGCGGAAGCCGTCCGACGGACACCCGGGGCCGGAGCCCGTGCACGACTCCGGTTCGTCGCAAATTCCGTTTGCCGCACGACATAAGATGCCCGACTCAGCATACGTGTCTGTCGGGCACGCGCCGCTTTGCCCCGTGCACAGTTCGGGGAGGTCACACGCGCCCTGTTGAGAGCGACACGTACCCCCCGAAGGAGAAAACGCATCGGTAGGGCAGGTGACATCCGTTCCCGTGCAGGTCTCAGCGACGTCGCAAGCGCCGACGGCGAGGCGGCAGAAAGCTCCAGCCGAAGCCAACACGCACTCACCGGTACAACAGGTCGAGCCAGTCACCCCGGGGTCGCAGATCTCACCTCCGTCCACGACGCCATTCCCGCATGCTGAAGCGACCACCTCGGTGTTCACCGTCACCTCGGTCGCGCTCCCTCCCGCGGGAGAGACCGAGGCGACGAGGGTCAGGGCCACCTCTTCGCCCACGAGAATCTCGTCGACGTACCAGCCCACCCCTCCGACGGAACTGTCGGATGCGGAGCGAAAGCGGATTTTTACCGACTCGCCGGCAAAGCTCGAAAGGTCGACGACACTCTGCTTATAGCCACCGCTTGAACCACTGAAGGCCTCGCGCCCCGAGATCGCGTTCTCGAATTGGGTCGAGATCGTGTCGTTGTAGCCGCCGGAGGTGAAGTACGTTCCCAGATCGCCCCACGAGGAGCCCCCGTCGGTAGAGATCTCGACCACGCCCCCGTCGTAGCCTGTCTCGAAATCGTAGTCGCTCCAGAAGCGCAGCTCCGCATCCGCTTGAATCGAGAACGCGTTCTGCGTCGTCAGGTACTGGTCACTCAAGCCGGAGGGGTCCGTAGCAAACCAGGACGCCCCCGAACCCTCGCCCGGGCCGACACATTGTGGATCCGAGAGGTCCGGACGAACCAGCACGACTCCCTCAATCGAGTTGATCGCGACCAGGCCGCTTGGGTAATACGGGAACGCGCTCCAGGCGCCGGCAAATATCGCGCTGTCGCTGTCGGGGTACACGTCGAACGAAGCCACCTCACAGAGCGTGCCGGAGGAAATGTCCGTCAGCTTCAGAATCCGCAGGCCCGACGTGTAATTCGCCTGGTAGACGAAATCACCCCTCGTGTAGTTGTTGTGATCGATCGAGGGAAGAGCGCCCGTGTAGCTGGCCGCGAAGTCCGGCGCATCGAGGTCGGACACGTCGACGATATACGTCCGGGTCTTGTGCCCGGCATTTTGTTCGTCGAGTTCGTCGTTCATGAGGATATGGACTTGATCCTCCGTGAGCCACCCCTGGTGGGTATAGCTCACACCTGCATAAGAGGTCCGTGAAATTTGTACCGGCGCGCTCTTATTGGTGACGTCGACGATCGTGAGTGTGTCCTCGTTGTAGGCAAAGCAGATCTCGCGACCGGAATACGTCGAATCGGGTCCGGAGTACACCACGCACTGCACGTCATGGGTGTAGCCATCGTCGCTGTAACAGCCCGCAAACGTGGGCGCGGACGGCGTCGAGACATCGACGATGTGGAGTCCGCCTGCACAGGAGCCGGTACCCACCGCGTAGACGAAATCCGTATCCTCATTGACGCCGAGGTTGTGACAATTTCCGAAACCATCATAGTGCGCGGTCGCCGAGAAGCTGTGCGGAGGAGATGGGACGTTCCGTAATTGCGTCAAGTCGAAGACTTGCATGCCATGCCCAGAGGCCTCGCTCACGATGAAGGCATGGTTTCCGAGGACCTTGACATCACGCCAGTCACTTGAAGCGGTATGGGTGGCGAGGGTTCCCAAAAGAACCGGGCTTTGCGGATCGGTCACGTCCAGAAAGGAAACACCACTCTGACGACCCGCAATGTAGTACTCCCGATTCGTGGTCGGGTCCGTCCAGCCCCAGCCGTCGTTTCCCTCGTCAGTGCCGCCGCCAATGGCCGAAAACGGCAAGAACTGCTCGAGGTTGGTCTTGTGGCAGGCAAAGACCCCGGCATGTCCATCTGCGCACGCGGTAGCGGCGACCACCGAGGTGGGAACCTTGCCGGCGGATTTGGAGCCACCGAAGGCATTGTCTTCACTGAGTTCCCAGTTGGCCGAGCCACTTCCATTCGTCAATGCCCAGAGGGAGCCCCCGGCTTCCATGTCGTCCTCGAAAGCGATGCCGCTTCCTCCGGTGACGGTCACCGTCACCTGAAACGTTCTCTGGGCAGAACTCCCGACATTCAGATCAAAGATTGGCCATTGTACGATGCCGCCCGAGCCGCTTCCGGAGTTGCTTGCAGACGCGGCCACGTACTCGCTTCCCAGCGGAACCGCGGCCGTGAGGGTAAGATCCTCGAGCGCCTCCGTGCCGCTATTTTGAACGGTGGCGGTGTAGGTCACGGTGGCTCCGGTCGAGGCCGGCGACGGATTGGCCGAAACGGTGAGATTCAAACCGCTGGGCGCCGCGCACGCCTCGCCGGTCAAGATCCCGCGATCGCACGCCGCCGTGCGAATGGCCGCTTCGTTCGCGCCCCCATTTAGGTCGACGTCTGCCTGCAACAGCCCCGCGACTGCATCGGCCATCGTGGCATTGCAGGGCAGTCCGAAATGATGCTGGAGGATGAGCTGATCGGCGGTCTCACGCCCGATGGCGAGGTGGATCTCCCGCAAGGTGTGCGACCAGATCTGCCCATCATGGTGGACCTGTCCCTGAAGATCTTCCGGATAGTGATTTCCGGTATCCACGCGCCGCAAGCAAGGCGGGTTTGTCGAGCTGTAGCTGGTCGCATCCCATTCCGCGATACATGCCGCATCCGAGCCTTGGTAGGTGGGGTCGCCCGCGCCCAGGAAGAAGGTGTAGGCCAGGTAGTCTCCGAAGGCCTCGCCCATCGCCCCCATCTCGCCTCCGCCCCAGCAGGAGTTCTGCTGATGCTGCACTGCGTGGCCGAACTCGTGCGCGATCACGTCGGCATCCTCCGCATCGTCTACGCCACCGCATCCAAAGTGGATCGCGTCGTCGCCGGTGGAATAGAAGGAGTTGTCGGCGTCATCCCACTGCGCGTTTGCTTTGCTGGGGAAGTCGCGCACACCGTTTTGCGCGCCGGTGTCATCGTCGAAGCCCAACGAGTGAAAGTATTCCTGGATTTGATCCACGGTGTAGTAAATCATCACCTGTTCGAAAAAAGGGTTGTCACGCGTGTAGTCGTAGATGCGATCGGGCTCCTCGGCAAAGGAGCTCGCACACGTCCCGCCAGCTAGCGTGACATCGACCCAGGTGCCCCGCAGTTGTCCGGTGCCGGAATCGAGGCGCTTGAGCACGACATCGATCCGCGACGCTTCCAGAGTAGGCGAGTTCGCATCGTTATTGTCACTGAGCGAGGTGTTTCCGGTGTGCTGAACGGGGTTGGGACTGAAGAGCTTGGCGCTGCCAACGTCGAACGCGATGCGATTTTCCTGAAAGAGGATCTTGCCCGTCTCCCCATCCACCACCGTCAGGAAATCGCCCAGCGGATCGGCGGAGTACACCCAGAACTCGCGGGCAATGCGAAGCTCGCCCGTGTTTAGAGGGAACCAGACTTTGCGGTAGCGGTGGGCGAGCCGGACTTCCTGCACGCCGGCTGCCTCTTTGGCCAGCAGAAGTGCTCGGCTGCGCGAGATGCCGGGTTGGGCGCTGCCCGACGTCCTTTTGACGCGATAACTGGTATGAAGGCTCACTATCGAACCGTCGCTCCCCTGATTCACCTGCACGAATGCTCCGTAGATGGGCACGCCTTCATGCTGTTGTTCGAATCGAGTGTGAGCACTGACCGAGGTCCGACGAACGTCCGCGAGCACGAGATCGGCCTGGTTCGCATTAATTGCAAGGGGGGTCGCGAAGTGAGCGAGAAAAGCGCGCGCGCTGGCCTCGGGTTGATCGAGGTTGCCCTTGAATTGACATCCTCGATAGTTGCGACGGCCGGTCAGATCGATTGTCTTCGAGTTGGGCTGAGCGGCGCAGGGCAGCCGCAGGTTGTCCTCCGGATGACGGGCGGTCTGCGCCGCCCCGACCGAGGGGAGCGCCAACACGGCGCTGAGGATCGCTCGTGCGAGAAGTCGATGAGGCCCCAGGCGGCCCCATACTTTCGACAGGGTTGAAGAGGGAGACAGTGGGAGAGTTTCAATTGGCATGGATCCTCCTGGGGCTGAACGATACCAGAAGCCGTCCGCTCATACCGGGGATGTTTTCAATGATGCACGCCTTCCGCAAGCCTGCGGGCCCAATAGGGCAGTTTGGTCCTTCGCCGTCGTGAGGAGGGCCGGGGCCGGCTACAAGGATTCGCCCGCCCCCGCGCTCGCACGCTTCATTGCCGGCCCGCTGGCCACGGCCTCGGGAGCAGTCACGTCTGGGCAAAAGCGTGGTGTTGCTCGACGCCCGAAAACTCTGGCCTGTTCGCCCAGGCCACCCCAGAAAAAGCCCAAGCCGACGAACGACCAACCGAAACGCGGGAGGAAACAGGAAAGCCCTGTTCACCTCGTAGGCGCCGGGCGGTTGAACGCGGCGGGTGAATGCGAAGATCCAAGCTTGTTTTCATGTTGCGTCAGATGTGGGCTCAGTCGAGGGGCACTGGGGTCTTGACTTCGGCGTTGCCCCTCGTGGAGACCAGTTCCGCGCCCCCGTGCTGACGAAGGCGGAAGGCCAGTGCGTAGGAGTCCGGTTCGGTGGGCGCCTGTGCGGGGACCACCACCTCGGTTTGGCCGCCTGGCTCGACGTCGCGCTGCAGCCGCTAAACAGTCAGCGGGCCGACCACCGAACACCGCGCGTCGAGCCATTGCGCCTCGACGATGACGAGCCCGTCGTCGGGTGTCGACGTGGAGGTCAGCCCAGGATGTTGCTCCGAACTCAATCGAGTTCGTTTGCCGTCGACAGGTTAACGGGTGAACGTCCCATCTGCACAGTGAACGCCGAATGTAGCCCAGCAGCGGGACTCTTGGTAGGAGGAAGCCGCGGACTTCGCCCTGGATGCGACCAGGCTAAGCAAGGCGATGATCGTTGCTGCGGCACTCGCGTATTTCCACAAGGAAACCGGCGTTGCTCCCCTCCCCTAAACGGAATAGACCGTCCGCCCTCCTAGCCCTCGCCTCGCGATCGGCTTGGCTTGCGCGGTTCCTACGAACATCCATCTTTCTCGCCTCGGCCACCAACACGCCGATCAGCGAAACTACTTCAAGTGTTTAGACTTGTGCGCGGCGTGGTTGTAGGACTTCTTACAAAGTTCGTACGCCTTTTTTGGGTCGGTCGCTCTCAAGGCAAATCCCTGGTCATGGAGAATTTGGGCCTGGCCGTTTATTTTGTAGAGTACATCGGCCGCGTCGATCGCCGCTTGGGCTGCTTCGCAGGCTTCATCGAGGCGCTGTGTGTAGAGCATAGTGGTAATGCTGCCACCTTTTTGATGCATCATCTGCTACAACTGCGTGGCGAGGATTGTTTCGGTGTTTTGTTCGGTCTTCGTTGCATCGGCGAGAATCACGTCAATTTTCGTGTCCATCGCGGACAACGTTGCCATGATGCTCTCCTGATTGGTCTTCAAATAGTCCTGACGGGCAAGGACCGTTTTGGTTCTTGCCCCTTCAACGTTGCCCGAGCACATTAGATCTTTGCGGAATATGCCTTCGGCGGTAACCAGCACGATGTCAGCAGCCACGCAGGCCAGTGATCCGTTGCCTCCCTCTCCTACGATGACAACCACCTCGTTACAGCCCCGATTGGCAACGTTCCAGACCCCCTTGGCGGCCAACCATACACCTAAGGCAGCCTCCAGTTCGAAAGCGGAGTCGCCGGTTGTGCCACACTCCGCCGAAGCGTAGTCGGAGATTTCAGGCCACGCTGTCCTGGCGGAGCTATGTTGACGCGGGTCCGATGCAGAGTTTGTCTCGGTTTGAAATCTGAATTGCAGAACAGCGTCCACCAAGCTGCCGAGATCAGCGGTTCCATAGATTAGTTCCAGTTCGCTATCGGAAGCTGCGGCAACCGCGTTGCGGAGCAGAGATGCTTGACTGATTTTCCCCAGTTCGGCAAAGCCGTCAGCAATTTGCTCGAACTGCATTCGAATCTCTGCCTCAGCATCAGCGGCTGGTGGAAAACTAGCTCCAACGCTGACCAACAATGCGCCGATAAGACAGGCTCTGAAAATCAACATGTTTCTCCTCGTTCAAATGGCAGCGGAAATTACCGCCAACCTGCCCCAGTCGCCTTCTAACCGTCAACCCCAAGACCTGCCCCCGGGAGCGTCGGAGACGGCGTTCGGAGAATCGAGGCTTGTCCGTTTTTCAAAGCCCCGCGCGTGCGGGACGAGACGAGACGAGGCGATGGTTCTCGGATGGAATGCGGGGATTTCAGGGGAGCAGTTCAGACGAACCCGGTTCAACGAGCCCTTGTCTGGATGAGGAGCGCGCGCAAGCGTTGTCTGCGTGCCCCCGGGGTAAGGTTATGGATGGCGGAAGCTCCTGTTCCCGACGATGGCCGGTCCTCGGGGGGGGGGGGGGGGCGACCCGCATCCGCTGGCACAGGAGGAGCGCACGAGCGCCGGATTTCGGACGGGCGCTCGCCGCCGAGTCCGCCAAGTGCTCTCTGCGGGATGCCCCTCCTGCCAGGCGTGCTCTGCCGGCCAGCCTGTCCGCAAGAGTTTTGCGGTTGCCTGAGGTTCTGCGGCTAGGTTATTTCTTATTTCCAAGAAGCCTCGGCGCAGTGCGTGCGCTCCCCCGGCCCCACGTAAATCCAGCCCCTGAAGAGGACCCCTCCCTTGATAACTTCACGCCCGTTCACTTTTTTTGATCTGTCCACCCGCCTGCGAGCCAGGCGTCGCGTGCGGCAGGCCGTGCTCTTTGCCGTAGCGATCGCCATAGCGCTTCCAGGACTCCCGGCTTCGGCCTCGGTGGGCACGAACGACCTCGCCAAATTTTCCGGTCGGGCCGATCGCGTCGGCGAAACGGATCGCACCGGGGGCCTGCGCTGGGAGGCGCGCTTCGAG of Candidatus Binatia bacterium contains these proteins:
- a CDS encoding choice-of-anchor B family protein, which encodes MLALPSVGAAQTARHPEDNLRLPCAAQPNSKTIDLTGRRNYRGCQFKGNLDQPEASARAFLAHFATPLAINANQADLVLADVRRTSVSAHTRFEQQHEGVPIYGAFVQVNQGSDGSIVSLHTSYRVKRTSGSAQPGISRSRALLLAKEAAGVQEVRLAHRYRKVWFPLNTGELRIAREFWVYSADPLGDFLTVVDGETGKILFQENRIAFDVGSAKLFSPNPVQHTGNTSLSDNNDANSPTLEASRIDVVLKRLDSGTGQLRGTWVDVTLAGGTCASSFAEEPDRIYDYTRDNPFFEQVMIYYTVDQIQEYFHSLGFDDDTGAQNGVRDFPSKANAQWDDADNSFYSTGDDAIHFGCGGVDDAEDADVIAHEFGHAVQHQQNSCWGGGEMGAMGEAFGDYLAYTFFLGAGDPTYQGSDAACIAEWDATSYSSTNPPCLRRVDTGNHYPEDLQGQVHHDGQIWSHTLREIHLAIGRETADQLILQHHFGLPCNATMADAVAGLLQADVDLNGGANEAAIRTAACDRGILTGEACAAPSGLNLTVSANPSPASTGATVTYTATVQNSGTEALEDLTLTAAVPLGSEYVAASASNSGSGSGGIVQWPIFDLNVGSSAQRTFQVTVTVTGGSGIAFEDDMEAGGSLWALTNGSGSANWELSEDNAFGGSKSAGKVPTSVVAATACADGHAGVFACHKTNLEQFLPFSAIGGGTDEGNDGWGWTDPTTNREYYIAGRQSGVSFLDVTDPQSPVLLGTLATHTASSDWRDVKVLGNHAFIVSEASGHGMQVFDLTQLRNVPSPPHSFSATAHYDGFGNCHNLGVNEDTDFVYAVGTGSCAGGLHIVDVSTPSAPTFAGCYSDDGYTHDVQCVVYSGPDSTYSGREICFAYNEDTLTIVDVTNKSAPVQISRTSYAGVSYTHQGWLTEDQVHILMNDELDEQNAGHKTRTYIVDVSDLDAPDFAASYTGALPSIDHNNYTRGDFVYQANYTSGLRILKLTDISSGTLCEVASFDVYPDSDSAIFAGAWSAFPYYPSGLVAINSIEGVVLVRPDLSDPQCVGPGEGSGASWFATDPSGLSDQYLTTQNAFSIQADAELRFWSDYDFETGYDGGVVEISTDGGSSWGDLGTYFTSGGYNDTISTQFENAISGREAFSGSSGGYKQSVVDLSSFAGESVKIRFRSASDSSVGGVGWYVDEILVGEEVALTLVASVSPAGGSATEVTVNTEVVASACGNGVVDGGEICDPGVTGSTCCTGECVLASAGAFCRLAVGACDVAETCTGTDVTCPTDAFSPSGGTCRSQQGACDLPELCTGQSGACPTDTYAESGILCRAANGICDEPESCTGSGPGCPSDGFRDQGEECRSSTDPCDVTEVCSGASSSCPSDAVAAAGVTCRAVADVCDVVESCDGSSAFCPLDEFSAANLECRASTHVCDAAELCTGSSVSCPPNESAPDGTICNDGEVCTQNDLCEGGVCSGASCATGSSCGVCGGTCSDAGGACSCSF